A region of the Mesoterricola sediminis genome:
ACCAGCAAGGAGAAGCTGGACCAGCTCTCCGCCCTGGGCGTGGACGTGGTGAAGGTGGACACGAGCCTGCCCCCCGAACACCCCGACAGCTACAACAACATCACCCCCCGGCTCGCCCGGGAGATCCCCGACTGCTACTTCCCTGACCAGCACAACAACCGGGAGAACAACCAGTCCCACTACCTGGGCACCGGGCCCGAGCTGTGGGACCAGCTGGACGGCCAGATCGATGTCTTCGTGGCCGGCATGGGCACGGGCGGCACCGTCGGCGGCGTCGGCCGGTTCCTGAAGGAGCGCAACCCCGATGTGAAGATCGTGGCCGTGGACGTGGTGGGCTCCGTCTTCACCCGCTTCTTCCGCACCGGCGAACCCGGCCAGGCCGCGCCCTACCTCCTGGAGGGCCTGGGGGACGAGTTCCTGATCGGCACCGCCGATTTCTCCGTCATCGACGACATGGTCCAGGTGACCGACCGGGACGCCTTCCTCGCCGCCCGGGAACTGGCCCGCACCGAGGGCCTGCTCGTGGGCGGGTCCAGCGGCGCCGTCATCCATGCCCTCCGCACGATCGCGCCGTCGATCCCCGAAGGGGCCCGGGTGGCCGTCCTCTTCCCCGACAGCGCGAGCCGGTACCTCAGCACCATCTTCAACGACGACTGGATGCGCGAAAAAGGCATGCTCTAGGGAGCGTTTGGCATCCCATGGGCAAAATGATCAGTTAGCCATCCCTGATTGGACCTTCCGAACACACCCTAGGCTCAATACTGTCGGTACAAGCCTTGCCATGCCGCCTCGGTAGCCTATAGTTGCAAGAAGAGGCGACCATGGCGAGGACTGCGGCGACGCTCCCGGCAGGGAGTCGGATCACCGATTACATGAGCTTGGGGGTGGTGGCAAAGACCTTCCCCCGAGCACACGTGGACGAGGTTCTAAAGCGCACAGGCAGGACCAGTGCGCGGCAACGGGACCTGCCCGCCCATGTCGTCGTCTACTACGTGATCGCTCTCGCGTTATTCATGCAGGCTTCCTACGGTGAGGTGCTGCGATGCCTGCTGGAAGGCGTCCAATGGTTGATGGACAAGGCTGTCGAGCCGAAGGTCTCCCACAAATCCAGCATTTCCCAGGCCCGAATCCGACTTGGTTGGGAGCCGATGAAATTGCTTCACGACGAGATCGTCAAGCCGATCGCAACGCCTCAGACACGTGGTGCCTGGTTTCGGGACTGGCGTCTGGTGAGCATTGACGGAAGCACCCTTGATGTTCCGGATGAGGCTGAGAAGGAGGAAGCCTTCGGATCTCTGGGGTCATCGCGAGGCAAAGTCGCATTCCCGAAGGTCCGGTTTGTTTGCCTCTGTGAGCTTGGGACCCATGTGATGTTCGGGAGTCGCGTAGATTCCTATGAGGTCGGAGAGGTCACACTTGCGGAGGACGTGTTGCCCCTGCTCGAACCAGGGATGCTCTGCCTGGCCGATCGCGGATTCAATTGCTTCAAGCTATGGAAGTTGGCCCAAGGAACCGGGGCTGATCTCCTTTGGCGCCTGCGTAAGGACATGAACCTGCCCAGGGAGAAGCAACTGCAGGATGGAAGCTACCTGAGCACCTTCTACGAGTATTGGTATGACCGGAAGAAGTCCACGAATGGAATTCGGGTCCGCGTTGTGGAATACACCCTGGATGGGATGGAGGGAGCGGAACCGATCTACCGCCTGGCGACTACCATCCTCGATCCAGAGAAAGCCCCAGCCAGGGAATTGGCTGCCCTCTATCACGAGCGATGGGAGATCGAGAGTGCGTTCGATGAATTGAAGACCCATCTCCGGGGTCGCCAGGTAACCCTTCGAAGCAAGACGCCTGACCTGGTCAGACAGGAGTTCTACGGGATGATGATGGCCCACTTTTCCATCCGCGGCCTGATGCATGAAGCGGCCCTGAAGGGGGATGTCGATCCCGATCGCTTATCGTTCCTGCACGCAGTTCGGGTGATTCGCCGCAAGCTGACGCGTTTCGCGTCTCTCCCCCCCTCGGGAGAGGCCGGCATTCCATCAGAGCGTCCTGTCTGAGCTGCTGAGCGAACCCGCAGGCTGTAGCCGCGACCGGATGAACCCCAGGGCCATCAAACGGAAGATGAGCAACTGGCCGACCCGACTACGACAAAACGGCGCGAAGTTTCTCAGCCCAGGTGGCTTTGGCCTGCATCGTGATCTGGCTGAGGCTATGAGCGGAGGGTGACAAGCGTTCCGGATCCTCATTGATCCTATGAAACGCGGAGGCGCGGAGGATCTCGCAGAGGGTCGCGGAGGAAAGCGCTCCTGGAACCTGCCACCTCCCAATGACACGTCCCAACGGGAGGCGTGATGGGAAGGCATTGGGGAGAGGTCGACGGGGAGGATCATCCGCACAAGGAGATCACCCAGGCCATCATCGGGGAGGCCATCGAGATCCAGAAGGCTCTGGGGCACGGACTCCTGGAAGATCCCTACAAGGTCTGTCTGGCGCACTCCCTGAGACTGGCCGGCCATAAGGTGAAGCGGGAGGTTTTCCTGGATATCGAGTGGAGGGGGCTTGTGGTTGAGCGGGCCTATCGGCTGGATTTGCTGGTTGACGACCTCGTGGTCGTGGAGGCGAAGGCGGAATGGAGGTCGGCCTGCTCCTCAATTTCCGTCAGTGGCCTTTCAAAGACGGTGGAATCAAGCGGGTGATACATACAAGGGCTTGATCCTTTCTCCGCGAGCCTCAGCGAGATCCTCCGCGCCTCCGCGTTCCAATAGGATGCTGCGAATGCGCGGCGCCATCAGGCACTGCAGCACAGACTCACTATTCCAGCTCCTCCATGCTCCGGCACGGATGGGTATTAGCCATTACTATCCTAGATTACGAACACACCCTAGTTCCGCCAGAGGTAGCTCACCTTGAAGAAGAGGCTCCGCTGCATGGGCTCGTAGCGCGAGCCCTGCGGCTTCCACTGGCCCTCCACCCACTCGGCCTTGTCCTGGATCTCGCCGTAGCCGAGGAAGAGCACGGTGCCGGGGATGTAGGTGAAGGAGGCCAGGTAGTCCGTGAGCATCCGGCGGCGCCAGGAGTCGGTGCGGACGGTGGCCCTCAGGAAGAAGCTGCTGTTGAACTGGTAGGTGACTTGGCTGTTCACGGTCCGCACGTCGAAGACGGGCGCCCCCGTGTCCGGGGCGTCCATGCGCACGCGGTTCAGGTCCAGGGTCCAGCGGAGCTCCTGGCTGGGCTGGAGGACGAGGCTGCCGGTGACGGACCGGGTCGGGCCCTGGAAGGGGACGTCGGCCTCGTAGTAGACATCGCGGCCGTAGCGGAGGGTCCCGGAGACGTTCAGCCAGCGGGTGGCCCAGACGCCGCCGTTGACCCTGTAGACCGTCTTCGTGAAGAGCAGGCCCTTCCAGCCCTCCCGCACGCGCTGGAGGTCGAACCTCAGGCTGCCCCCGTGCACCGTATTGAGGCGGAGGGCGGCGAGGGCGAGGTAGTCGGTGAGGCCGGTGACGTTGTCATGGATGACGTAGCCGAAGAGGAAGGGGTTCACCTTGGTGATCCACGAATCCTTCGGGTGGAAGTTCGGCCCGACGTAGAAGGTGTGCTGGTCGATCCCGGTCCGGTTGTAGAAGGCCGTGTCCATGCGGAAGTCAGGGTCGTAGTGCTCCGAGGTCGCCTGGAGGTCCAGGGACCGGGAGGCGTAGCTCCACAGGAGGAGGGCCCCGGTCCCCGCCTTCCGGTCGGCGACGCCGGGGTCGGCGGACCAGGACTGGAGCACGTTGCCCGCCAGGGTCTGGCCCGCGGCGGGCCGGATCTGGAAATCCGCGCCGGCGACCCGGTTCCAGCCGCCGTCGAAGGCGCGGCTGCCCCACAGGGCCCCGGCGTACTCGCCCTGGCCGAACCCGTAGAGGCCCCGGGCGATGGTCCACGCCGCCGCATGGCCGAGGCCGGGGTTCTCCCCGTCCGCCCAGGCCTGGCCCGGGGCCCGGTCCCCCGCGGCCAGGACGCCGAAGGAGAGGGGCCCCTCGTCGCCGGTGACCTTGGCGCCCCACTTGGGATCGACGATCTTCCGGGTGTGGACGGCGACCTGCATGTTGGCGTCGCCGCTGGGCCCCGCCAGGCTGAAGATCCCCATGCTCTCCATGAAGAAGGGGCGCTTCTCGCTGTAGAAGATCGGGTAGCGCTGGTTCACCTCCACCTGGAAGGCGTCGCTCTCCACCTGGCTGAAGTCCGGGTTGTAGGTGAGGTCGGCGGTGATGGAGGAGGTCAGGCCCGCCTTCACCCCGATGCCCAGCTCCGTGGAGGACGCCCGGTCCCAGCGCCCCGGGGCCGCGTGCACCGATGTCCGGCCGTACGTGACGCTGGGCAGGACCTCCAGGCGCAGGGGGGCGTCCAGCTTCGCGAACTGGAGGGGGAGGTGGGTCTGGTACACCCAGTCCCCCGCCTTCATGGCCGGCCAGGATCCGCTGATGCCCAGGCGGGTGATCTTCCGCCAGAAGAGGATGCCCATGCGCACGTCGGTGCCGCTCTTGAACCGGATGCTCTTGAAGGGGAGCCGGAGCTCGACGGTGTAGCCGCCCGGGAAGCGGGCACCCTTGGATTCCCAGACCCAGTCGGGGCTCGAATCCTCCCCGCTGGCCAGGGAATCCAGGGCGTCGCCCTGGATGCCCAGGGGGTTCACGAAGAGGTGGATGGCGCTGTGGCGGGTGCCGAAGGTGTCCAGGGAGAGGCCCACCCAGTCGTCGCCCCACAGATCGTCCCGCTTGCTGAGGCTCGCCTTGATGGTCCCGGGCTGGCTGTCGTGGCATCGGAAACCCACGTACAGGGCCTCGGCGTCGTAGGCCAGGTAGACCTCCGTGCGCTCCGTGAAGGCCCCGCCGCGCGCGGGGTTGTACGTGCCCCAGGCCCCGTCCGGGAGCCGGGCCTGGGCCCAGGCCGGATCGCTCAGGTCCCCCCGGAGCTCCGGGCCCTTTTCCAGACGAACCGGCCGCAGGACCAGCGGTGGCGGGGCCGGGTCCCCGGCCAGGGCGACCGCGCCCAGCGCGCACGCGAGGAGGGCCCCCAGGATGCTTCGCCCCATATCGTCCCCTTGCCAATGGCTGGGCTACGGGGAGGCGCCGGGTCCGTTTACGGGGTCAGGCCTCGCCGCCCTTCCCCTCCCGGTGCCGGCCCTTGGTGGGCGGCCGGGTGATGAGCCGAAGGGATTCGGGGGGCGGGGGCAGATCGGGCAGGGAAAGGGGGGACAGCAGGTTGTCGCCGACCACCTTCCAGGCGCGGGCCTGCTTGGGCAGGCGCTCGGGCTGCATGACCTCCCAGCCCTGGGCGTACGAAACGAAGGAGGGCATCACGAGGGCGAAGCCCGTGAAGAGGAAGGCGGGGTACCGCAGCCACTCCGACCCGGTCTCCCCGATGGGCACCGCGAAGAGCGGATGGAGCCCGCCGTTGATCCAGAAGCCGTTGGGCGGGTCGTGGCGGGGGTAGACGAAGATGCGGCGGCGGTGCATGAGGGTGTGCGAGCCCACGCGGTAGGTGTCCATGGGCTGGATCCCGGTCCCCTCCAGGGACGGGCCCCAGCTCCGTTCGGGGTGGCCCACCACCTGCACGACCTCCCGGCGGTGGCCGGCCAGCTTGCGGAACAGGAGGCGCAGTTCCTCGGCCTCCTCGTCCTCCAGGTGCCCCTGGTTGGGCTTGATGTCGCCCAGGATGGCCACCCGGCGCGGCTTGAAGTCATCGAGCAGGCCCAGGAGGCGCTCCCAGATCTCGTGCTGCTGGCCATTCGGAAGTGCGTCCGGGCGCTTCCGCCGTCCGGCCCCCAACCCCAGGAACAGGTCGGCGATGACCAGGGTCTCCTGGCGGGGCAGGAGGATGGCTCTCCGGCTGTCGAGGATGATGTCTTCCGAGAACTTGATCTGCATGGGCCTGTTTTTCCGCTCCCTCCCATTGGAACATGACCGGGGGGCCCCGTGGGCATCGGCGGCAAGGATGCCCCCGGCGGCGCCCGGGCGTACTGGTATCCTTGCGCTGGAGGATGCCGTCGTGCCGCTGGAAGCCCCTGCCCCCCTGTACACGGGTGACCGCCTGAGGGACTTGATCCTGTGCTATGCGGGCCCCTGGGCCTTCCTGCCCTACCTCCGCCGCCGGGACGACGAGGAACTGCTCTGGCATTCCCGGCAGGGGGTGCTGCTGGCCTTCTCCGAGGTGTCCCTGGCCCTGGCGCTGGTCATCATGGGGCTCTTCCCCCTCGTGGGCTTCGTCTTCGTGCGCTTCTTCCTCCCCCTCTGGCTCATGTGGTGCCTGACCATGTCCGTCACCGCCATCCTGCAGGCCTGCAAGGGCAAGCGGCACAAGATCCCGGTCCTCTGCCAGTTCATGGACTACCTGTAGTGCGCCCGCTGGTCATCGGCATCGGCGAGCTGCTCTGGGACGTGTTCCCCGAAGGCCGCCGGCTGGGCGGGGCCCCCGCCAACTTCGCCTTCCACGTGTCCCGGCTCGGATGCCGGGGTGCGGTCGTCAGCCGGGTCGGTGATGACGCGAACGGCCGGGACGCCCTGGCCTTCCTGGACCGCACCGGCGTCGACCGCAGCCGGGTCCAGGTGGATCCGGACCTGCCCACCAGCACCGTGGACGTGACCGTGGACCCGGAGGGCCGCCCCACCTACCGCATCCACCGCCCCATCGCCTGGGACGCCATCGCCTGCCCCGACGCCCTCCGGAGCTGGGCGCCGGAGGCCGCCGCCATCTGCTACGGCAGCCTCGCCTGCCGCGACCCCCGGAGCCGCGAGAGCATCCTCGCCTTCCTGGCCTGCGCCGGCCGCGGCTGCCTCCGGGTCCTCGACATCAACCTGCGGCGGGACTGCTGGGAGCCCGCGGGCATCCTCGCCCTCCTGGGGTACTGCGACGTCCTGAAGCTCAACGAGGACGAGTTCCCCGTCGTCGCCGACCTGTGCGGGCTGCGCCCGGACCTGCAGGCCCTGCGCGCCGGCCTGGGGCTGAGGCTCGTGGCCCTCACCCTCGGCGAGCGGGGCAGCATTCTCTGCTCCGAGGAGGAGCGGATCGAGGCGCCCGGCCTGTCCGTCCCGGTGCGGGACACGGTCGGGGCCGGGGACGCCTTCACCGCCGCGTTGGTCGCTGGCTTGGTTTTTGGCCAGGACCTGCGGACCCTGCAGCGCCGAGCCACCCGGCTCTCCGCCTTCGTGTGCACCCAGGCAGGCGCCACGCCCGAGACCGCCGACTTCCTGCGCCGGGATCCCCACTTCCGCTGAGCGCGCGCGCCGGGTCAGGCGGAAGGGGACCGGTAGACCGCGAGGGTGGTCCCCCGGAGGTGGGCGACCGGGAGGCTGTGCCGGAGGGTGTTGAGGTACTGGAAGACCCCCTTCGAGGCGCGGCCCCGGGTGGCGGCGTAGTCGTGCCAGAGGATGATGCCCCCGGGCCGGAGCATGCGAAGGGCCTTCTCCGTGTCGCTGCGGCAGTAGCTGTACGCATGGGAGCCGTCGATGAAGACGAGGTCCATGGTCCCGGCGAAGGGCGTCTCGTCGAAGAGCTTGCTGTCCGAGAAGATCTGGGTGACCTTGGCCTCCACGTCGGTCCCCGTGTAGCGGAAGCGGGTGAAGCAGGACTCCTCCAGGGAGACCGCCCGGGCCTTGGCGGTGTCCGTGGCCTCGGGCCGGAAGTCGTCCCGCTGGTCGGGGGCCAGGGTGAGGGTGACGATGCGCGCCTCCGGCGGGCTGTTCCGGGCCCAGAGGTAGGCGGTGCGGCCGGAGCAGGTGCCGAATTCGAAGAGGTTCAAGGCCCGCTTCGCGAGCACGGCCAGCACCCAGGCCTCCAGGTCCGTGGTGCCGGAGGGGACCCCGTCCCCCCGCCCCAGGAAGGCCACCTCGCAGCGCTCGGGCAGGGGTCCCAGGTCATCACGCTTGAACAGTTCATCAAACTCTTCCAGCCGGAGGGAGGGAAGCGGCCAGCCCATCGCCTTGCCGTGGAGGAGGTGGAGGCGCCGCTGATAAGACCAGCAGGTGTAACTTGCGGCCCCCAGGGCCAGGGTGAGCAGCAGGATGATGGACCAGGCGGCGGTGCCCATGGGACTCCCAGAAATTTACAATTCATACTATATATTCATCGAGACCTCCCCACAACAGCCCTTCGGCCTCCGCCCGCCTCCCAGGACGTCCGCGCCTCCGCATCCGCCCCAGGGGGCGGACCGGAGGCGCGGAGGTCGCAGCGCCGTCAGTCCCGGCCGGCGCGCGCCCCCAGGATGAGCATGGCGTCCCCGTAGCTGAAGAACCGGTAGCGCTCCCGCACCGCCTCCCGGTAGGCCTCCTGGGCGAAGTCCAGCCCCAGCAGGGCGCTCACCAGGACGAAAAGGGTGCTCTCCGGCAGGTGGAAGTTGGTGAGGAGGTGGTCCGCGGTCCGGAGGCGGTAGCCGGGCTGGATGAAGAGCCGGGTGGAACCGGACCGGGCCAGGCGCTCGCCGTCCCAGGCGGCCTCCAGGGTGCGGAGGCTGGTGGTCCCCACCGCCAGGACGGGCCGGTTCCGCTCCCGGAAGGCCGGCTCCAGCAGGGCGGCGGCGGCCTCCGGCACCTCGTAGCGCTCCTCGTGCATCACGTGGTCGTCGAGGTCCTCGGCGGTCATGGGCCGGAAGGTCCCCAGGCCCACGTGGAGGCGCACCGGCTCCCAGGCGCAGCCGCGGGCGCGGAGGGCGCCGATCAGCTCCGGGGTGAAGTGGAGGCCCGCGGTGGGGGCGGCCACGGCCTCGCCCTCCGCGGCGTGGAAGACCGTCTGGTAGCGCCCCTCGTCCTCGGCGTCGGCGGGATGCGCGATGTAGGGCGGCAGGGGGAGGCGGCCGATGGCGTCCACGGCGTCCCAGTCCAGGTCCCCGCCGGGCCCGACGACGCGCACCCGGCGCAGGCCCTCGTCCAGGGCGGCCTCGATCTGGACCTCGGCCAGGACGCTGCCGGCCTCGTCCACCACGAGGGCGTGCTTGCCGGGGCGGAGGCGGGACCCGGGCCGCACGAGGGCCTCGAAGGCTCCGCCGGGCAGGGCCCGGAGCAGGAGGGCCTCGCCGGTTCCGCCCCCGGATCGCCGGAGCGGGAGCCGCGCGTGCCTCACCTTCACGTCGTTGGGCACGCAGACGGCGCCCGGGGGGACCAGGTCCGGCAGGTCGCGGATCATGGCGTGGCGGAGGGTCCCCGCCGCCGCGTCGGCCACGAGGAGGCGCGCCCCGTCGCGGCGCTCCGCGGGATGCTGCGCGATGAGCTCCGGGGGCAGGTCGAAGTGGAAGGCCGATCTACGCACGCCCGGCCTCAGTCGTGGAACTGGAGGCTGTGGAGGCGGTCGTACTCGCCGCGCA
Encoded here:
- a CDS encoding PLP-dependent cysteine synthase family protein, translated to MRDKRVYDSILDVIGNTPLVRLHRITAGMPFPVWAKLEFLNPMGSSKDRIAKYLVEQAERTGRLHPGDCILENSSGNTAMGLALMAIQKGYRLKAVVRDRTSKEKLDQLSALGVDVVKVDTSLPPEHPDSYNNITPRLAREIPDCYFPDQHNNRENNQSHYLGTGPELWDQLDGQIDVFVAGMGTGGTVGGVGRFLKERNPDVKIVAVDVVGSVFTRFFRTGEPGQAAPYLLEGLGDEFLIGTADFSVIDDMVQVTDRDAFLAARELARTEGLLVGGSSGAVIHALRTIAPSIPEGARVAVLFPDSASRYLSTIFNDDWMREKGML
- the queA gene encoding tRNA preQ1(34) S-adenosylmethionine ribosyltransferase-isomerase QueA; protein product: MRRSAFHFDLPPELIAQHPAERRDGARLLVADAAAGTLRHAMIRDLPDLVPPGAVCVPNDVKVRHARLPLRRSGGGTGEALLLRALPGGAFEALVRPGSRLRPGKHALVVDEAGSVLAEVQIEAALDEGLRRVRVVGPGGDLDWDAVDAIGRLPLPPYIAHPADAEDEGRYQTVFHAAEGEAVAAPTAGLHFTPELIGALRARGCAWEPVRLHVGLGTFRPMTAEDLDDHVMHEERYEVPEAAAALLEPAFRERNRPVLAVGTTSLRTLEAAWDGERLARSGSTRLFIQPGYRLRTADHLLTNFHLPESTLFVLVSALLGLDFAQEAYREAVRERYRFFSYGDAMLILGARAGRD
- a CDS encoding GxxExxY protein; the encoded protein is MGRHWGEVDGEDHPHKEITQAIIGEAIEIQKALGHGLLEDPYKVCLAHSLRLAGHKVKREVFLDIEWRGLVVERAYRLDLLVDDLVVVEAKAEWRSACSSISVSGLSKTVESSG
- a CDS encoding IS4 family transposase; this translates as MARTAATLPAGSRITDYMSLGVVAKTFPRAHVDEVLKRTGRTSARQRDLPAHVVVYYVIALALFMQASYGEVLRCLLEGVQWLMDKAVEPKVSHKSSISQARIRLGWEPMKLLHDEIVKPIATPQTRGAWFRDWRLVSIDGSTLDVPDEAEKEEAFGSLGSSRGKVAFPKVRFVCLCELGTHVMFGSRVDSYEVGEVTLAEDVLPLLEPGMLCLADRGFNCFKLWKLAQGTGADLLWRLRKDMNLPREKQLQDGSYLSTFYEYWYDRKKSTNGIRVRVVEYTLDGMEGAEPIYRLATTILDPEKAPARELAALYHERWEIESAFDELKTHLRGRQVTLRSKTPDLVRQEFYGMMMAHFSIRGLMHEAALKGDVDPDRLSFLHAVRVIRRKLTRFASLPPSGEAGIPSERPV
- a CDS encoding carbohydrate kinase family protein, translating into MRPLVIGIGELLWDVFPEGRRLGGAPANFAFHVSRLGCRGAVVSRVGDDANGRDALAFLDRTGVDRSRVQVDPDLPTSTVDVTVDPEGRPTYRIHRPIAWDAIACPDALRSWAPEAAAICYGSLACRDPRSRESILAFLACAGRGCLRVLDINLRRDCWEPAGILALLGYCDVLKLNEDEFPVVADLCGLRPDLQALRAGLGLRLVALTLGERGSILCSEEERIEAPGLSVPVRDTVGAGDAFTAALVAGLVFGQDLRTLQRRATRLSAFVCTQAGATPETADFLRRDPHFR
- a CDS encoding metallophosphoesterase family protein — translated: MQIKFSEDIILDSRRAILLPRQETLVIADLFLGLGAGRRKRPDALPNGQQHEIWERLLGLLDDFKPRRVAILGDIKPNQGHLEDEEAEELRLLFRKLAGHRREVVQVVGHPERSWGPSLEGTGIQPMDTYRVGSHTLMHRRRIFVYPRHDPPNGFWINGGLHPLFAVPIGETGSEWLRYPAFLFTGFALVMPSFVSYAQGWEVMQPERLPKQARAWKVVGDNLLSPLSLPDLPPPPESLRLITRPPTKGRHREGKGGEA
- a CDS encoding carbohydrate binding family 9 domain-containing protein, with protein sequence MGRSILGALLACALGAVALAGDPAPPPLVLRPVRLEKGPELRGDLSDPAWAQARLPDGAWGTYNPARGGAFTERTEVYLAYDAEALYVGFRCHDSQPGTIKASLSKRDDLWGDDWVGLSLDTFGTRHSAIHLFVNPLGIQGDALDSLASGEDSSPDWVWESKGARFPGGYTVELRLPFKSIRFKSGTDVRMGILFWRKITRLGISGSWPAMKAGDWVYQTHLPLQFAKLDAPLRLEVLPSVTYGRTSVHAAPGRWDRASSTELGIGVKAGLTSSITADLTYNPDFSQVESDAFQVEVNQRYPIFYSEKRPFFMESMGIFSLAGPSGDANMQVAVHTRKIVDPKWGAKVTGDEGPLSFGVLAAGDRAPGQAWADGENPGLGHAAAWTIARGLYGFGQGEYAGALWGSRAFDGGWNRVAGADFQIRPAAGQTLAGNVLQSWSADPGVADRKAGTGALLLWSYASRSLDLQATSEHYDPDFRMDTAFYNRTGIDQHTFYVGPNFHPKDSWITKVNPFLFGYVIHDNVTGLTDYLALAALRLNTVHGGSLRFDLQRVREGWKGLLFTKTVYRVNGGVWATRWLNVSGTLRYGRDVYYEADVPFQGPTRSVTGSLVLQPSQELRWTLDLNRVRMDAPDTGAPVFDVRTVNSQVTYQFNSSFFLRATVRTDSWRRRMLTDYLASFTYIPGTVLFLGYGEIQDKAEWVEGQWKPQGSRYEPMQRSLFFKVSYLWRN
- a CDS encoding O-methyltransferase; the encoded protein is MGTAAWSIILLLTLALGAASYTCWSYQRRLHLLHGKAMGWPLPSLRLEEFDELFKRDDLGPLPERCEVAFLGRGDGVPSGTTDLEAWVLAVLAKRALNLFEFGTCSGRTAYLWARNSPPEARIVTLTLAPDQRDDFRPEATDTAKARAVSLEESCFTRFRYTGTDVEAKVTQIFSDSKLFDETPFAGTMDLVFIDGSHAYSYCRSDTEKALRMLRPGGIILWHDYAATRGRASKGVFQYLNTLRHSLPVAHLRGTTLAVYRSPSA